The Candidatus Omnitrophota bacterium genomic sequence TTTGCTAAAGGAGAATCGCCCGGCTCTCCGGGCATCGTGGAAATTCTTCCACCGTCACGAGCGGCAGAAGGAAGGAATACTATTCAGGAATAATGCCATCAATCACACAAAACCATTTTGGACGGGCGACAAGTACATCCATTCGCGCAGTCGCCTTCAGCCAAATTTGATGTTTCGTGAAGGCGTCGACTTCATGCGCAATTTCAATGGTTATGTTATCGCGGATTCCGAAATAACGAAAAAAGATAACCCAGGCCAACGGCCTGGGAACAGGATCAACAAAAACCTTAAGCCCTGAATGGGCGAAATAATTAATTCGTATTTCTTCTCTTCATACGGCTAAATAGATAATTCCCTTTTTTACCTCTCATCCCATTGCCAAGACTGATCTCGTAGATTCCAGCCTATCTTGCGGCGAGAACAATCTAACGAACTTTGAATCGAACTCGAAATGAACCCAAATATTCGAAGGATACATTACATGCAATTTTATTTTCATTTGGGAGCGTTGTGTTTCCATGATGTCAATGATGCCTACGATAAGCAAACGAATCCTCCGTCCGGAACAGGGGTGGCCATGCATCCAGAACGGTTATCTCGCCGCCGATTTGCACGTTCATTCCACCTGTTCATATGACGTACTCCCCTCCCAGGAATTTCAACCCGAAGCCATCTATCGAAAAGCCTTGAATCTTGGCATGGATTACATAACGATAACCGACCACGATACGATGGCGGCGTACGATGTCATTGGCTGGGATCGGGAACATCTCGTAACCGGCGTGGAAATGAGCCTTCTGGACAGGAAACGGGTAGGCCATACCATTCACGTCAACGTGTACGATTTGAAAAAATACCAGTTCGACGAACTGCTTCGCATCGCGCAGCATGACCAAAACATCGAAACTTACATCGGCTGCCTTCGAGATCAAAAACTGCCCTATTTATACAATCATCCTTTTTGGTTTTCTCAGGGAGATCGACCCAATTACCGGGCCGTAAAAGATATCGTCGAACTTTTCCCCGTCATCGAATACAACATGAAGCGCGTCCGCAGGAAAAACCTTCTTGCCTTAGGGATGGCGATGATGGAACGGAAAGGAATCCTGGCTTCGACGGACACGCACATCGGCAGAATCGCGCAGTCGTACACCCTGGCGAAGGGAGATACTTTTCGCGAATATTTCGCCAACATCTCCCAAGGAAACGCGTATATCATTCCGCAAGATTTGGATTTGCAGAATTTGAATTCGGAAATCGTAGGTTGGATCGAGCTCTTATTCCGCTTGGAAAATGTTTTGAGGGGCCGGGCGCACTTCACCGGGATCACGATTCTTGACTGCGCCATCAATTTCCTGGCGAACAACACCAGCGACAATTATCCCTATTCGTTCCCTATCATGGAATCTTTATCGCGCAAGATCGTGAAAACCGGTTTCTTCTCTTTTCTTTATTTGTTCCAACAAAACATGAACGCAAAAAAAATCGGCAAAATACTGGATATTCCTTCTTTGACGTTCGACACAGCTCCATAGAAAGAATATTCGGATCGATAATCCATTAAATTTTTGATAGGGAATAGCCATCATGCCTGTAAACACAGCTATTAAAATCCGCGAGGCGGTGGAGAATCGCTCCACGGTCAGTATTCGCCGCCTGCAACAGCGTCTCTTTAGTTATTGGTTCGACGGATTGGTCTACAACCAAATCTGGGAAGACCCTCGCGTCGATATGGAGGCCATGGAACTGGATTCGAGCAGCCGAATCCTGGCGATCTCGTCCGGCGGTTGCAATTTGTTGAATTACCTGGTCGCCGGGCCTCATTCCATTCGCGCGGTCGATCTGAATTTCAATCATATTTGTTTTACGCGGCTCAAACTGGCGGCGATGAAGCGCCTTCCC encodes the following:
- a CDS encoding PHP domain-containing protein, producing MMSMMPTISKRILRPEQGWPCIQNGYLAADLHVHSTCSYDVLPSQEFQPEAIYRKALNLGMDYITITDHDTMAAYDVIGWDREHLVTGVEMSLLDRKRVGHTIHVNVYDLKKYQFDELLRIAQHDQNIETYIGCLRDQKLPYLYNHPFWFSQGDRPNYRAVKDIVELFPVIEYNMKRVRRKNLLALGMAMMERKGILASTDTHIGRIAQSYTLAKGDTFREYFANISQGNAYIIPQDLDLQNLNSEIVGWIELLFRLENVLRGRAHFTGITILDCAINFLANNTSDNYPYSFPIMESLSRKIVKTGFFSFLYLFQQNMNAKKIGKILDIPSLTFDTAP